Genomic DNA from Pedosphaera parvula Ellin514:
CATGACACTACCACCAGCAACATCGAAAGTGGACTCCTGTTCCAGTACAATAAAGCCGTCAAAATTTATGTGTGCCCTGCAGATACCTATAAGACGGTCGCGGGTCTTTCGGGGCCCGGAGTGCCAAGAACGCGGAGCTATTCAATCAGCTATTGCCTGGGCGGCGATCCCGCTACAAGAGCGGTGATGACCAAAATGAATCAAATCATTGCTCCAGGTGTCTCCCAACAATCAGTCTTTTGGTGTGAAGATCCCCGCAGTATTGATAACGGAGCCTTTGGAGTTAATGCGTCACCCTCCCTGACCTGGCAGAACCTGCCGACCAGCTCGCACAACAAGGCTGGAACTGTGTCCTTTGCGGACGCTCATGCTGAAAGCTGGAAGTGGAAGGGATCAAGCGTTTGGGGCGTCGGGTATGGTGTGGCCGCCGACAACGTTGCGATCAATGTGACGGTTAGCAGTAACCCTCTGGATATATCTGATATACACCGCGCGCAGGATTCCTGGCCACCCTGATTTGTAAGCCTACAGTTTAAAAGCAAAAAGCAGCCGAAAGTAACCGGCTGCTTTTTGCTTTATCATCCTGAATTAATGGGCCATAGCCTGGCCTGAAACCTTTACCTTCCGGCTAAACCAAACTGCTCCCAGAGTCAGCAGCAGGGCCACGCCAATGATGTAGAAGCAATCATTGAATCCCATGATGGACGCTTCACGATGCACCACATTGTTCAGGGCGCCAAGTGCCTGGTTGGCTGCCGTGGTTGGATCTGAACCATGATTGATGAATGCCGATGTGAGTTGATCCAATCTCTGTTGAGTGGCCAAATCAAATGCACTCACTGATTCACCGAGCCGCACGGAATGAAACTGTTCGCGGCGGGTCAGCATCGTGGAAAGAATGGCAATTCCCAGCGATCCGCCAAGGTTGCGCATCATATTAAACAGACCGGAGGCGGAACCAGCCTGTTCCTTCTCGATCATGCCGGTTGCGAGTTCGGTGAGAGGAACCATGATCAAGGGAGAGCCCAACGCGCGGAGCATTTGTGACCACTTCAACTGGTCGACCGCCGTATCGTGAGTCATGAAGGCGTTCATGAAGCAACTCGCGGCAAACATGACAATACCTGCGCTGATCAGGGTGCGAATATCAAATTTCTTCATGAGCAGCGGAACCAAAGGCATGATAAACAATTGCGGTAGGCCCGCCCACATGATGGTTTCGCCAATCTGCATTGCGTTGTAGCCCTGAATTTGTGCGAGATAGACCGGCAGGATGAAGGAAGCTCCGTAGAGGCCCAATCCGAGCGCCACATTGACTACCGAGCCAAGGCCAAAATTTCTGCGGGCCAACAAGCGCAGATTGATTACCGGTTCTTTGCGTAGGAACTCAATGACAAGGAATATGATCAGCGACACAGTTCCAATGACAGCAAAGCGGGTGATAAATGGTGAACCAAACCAGTCCTTACGATTTCCCTCCTCCAACACAATGATCAGGCTGCCCAACCCAAGCGCCATGAACAGAATTCCCCACCAATCGCCCTTCCTGAGCATGCTGAGTTTCATCGGTTGACTCTCCACACCATACCAAATCGCCGCGAGCAGGACGAGTCCCGGCACTATGTTCATGTAGAAGATGGCAGTCCAATGATATGTGTCTGTGAGCCAGCCTCCAATCGTCGGCCCGATTGCCGGGGCAAACGTCGCCGTGATGCCAAACATCGCAAAACCCATTGGTCGTTTGGACGCGGGCAGCTTGGTGAGAATGATATTAAACGCCATGGGAATCAACACACCGCCGGTAATGCCCTGCAAGGCACGGAATATAATCATGCTTGGCAAATCCCATGCCCAGGCACAACACATGGAGAAGAAAAGGAACAGCGCCGAGTTTGCCATTAAATATCTGCGGGTGGAGAAAACCAAAGCGAGCCACCCTGTCAGTGGGATGACAATGATCTCCGCGACAAGATACGACGTGGAAATCCAGGAGCCTTCTTCCAATGAAGAACCAAGGCCACCGACGATGTCGGAAAGCGAGGCATTGGTAATTTGAATATCCAGGACCGCCATGAATGCGCCAAGCATGGAACCAATCACCGCAATCCAGGACCTGAGTGGCACGTGGTCCGGATCAACCGGCAGCGGTTGGGCGAACTGCTTCGCCTTCGGTCTGCTGTCCATGGTCTCGACTCCATTCATATTTAATTTCCTATTATGGTTTTCATTTAACGAACTGCCACATCCACCTCAGCTGACAATCCGGGAACAATGCGCGATTCAAAGCCTCGGATGCTTTCGGGATCGAAAACTACTTTCACCGGCACGCGCTGGACAATTTTGGTGAAGTTCCCAGTCGCATTATCCGGCGGCAACAATGCGAATTGAGCGCCTGAAGCAGGGGCGAAGCTCTCCACCCTCCCGCTAAAGCGATGATGTGGCAATGCGTCCAACTCGACTTCCACCTTCTGACCTGGTTTCATTTTGGCCAATTGTGTTTCCTTGAAGTTGGCAACCACCCAGGTTTGATCGTCAGCAACCGCGAGCAGCGCTTGTCCGGGTTGCACTCGTTGGCCGACCTCGACCGTCTTATGTCCAATCCGTCCCGAGGTCGGCACTGGAATGGTGGTG
This window encodes:
- a CDS encoding DHA2 family efflux MFS transporter permease subunit, yielding MNGVETMDSRPKAKQFAQPLPVDPDHVPLRSWIAVIGSMLGAFMAVLDIQITNASLSDIVGGLGSSLEEGSWISTSYLVAEIIVIPLTGWLALVFSTRRYLMANSALFLFFSMCCAWAWDLPSMIIFRALQGITGGVLIPMAFNIILTKLPASKRPMGFAMFGITATFAPAIGPTIGGWLTDTYHWTAIFYMNIVPGLVLLAAIWYGVESQPMKLSMLRKGDWWGILFMALGLGSLIIVLEEGNRKDWFGSPFITRFAVIGTVSLIIFLVIEFLRKEPVINLRLLARRNFGLGSVVNVALGLGLYGASFILPVYLAQIQGYNAMQIGETIMWAGLPQLFIMPLVPLLMKKFDIRTLISAGIVMFAASCFMNAFMTHDTAVDQLKWSQMLRALGSPLIMVPLTELATGMIEKEQAGSASGLFNMMRNLGGSLGIAILSTMLTRREQFHSVRLGESVSAFDLATQQRLDQLTSAFINHGSDPTTAANQALGALNNVVHREASIMGFNDCFYIIGVALLLTLGAVWFSRKVKVSGQAMAH
- a CDS encoding type II secretion system protein, with the protein product MNKMIQSSRKRGGFTLIELLVVIAIIAILAGLLLPALSKAKQKAQATQCLNNIKQLQLCWQMYLGDNNDSMAVNHANPINSLNDSWIFGSARHDTTTSNIESGLLFQYNKAVKIYVCPADTYKTVAGLSGPGVPRTRSYSISYCLGGDPATRAVMTKMNQIIAPGVSQQSVFWCEDPRSIDNGAFGVNASPSLTWQNLPTSSHNKAGTVSFADAHAESWKWKGSSVWGVGYGVAADNVAINVTVSSNPLDISDIHRAQDSWPP